One region of Bacteroidota bacterium genomic DNA includes:
- a CDS encoding hydroxyacid dehydrogenase: protein MKVLFIDTVHPLLWESLTAEGFDCAEGYTLSREEIIKLIPDFDGIVIRSRIIIDREVLDAARKLRFIARAGAGMENIDVKYASSKNILCLNSPEGNRDAVGEHVIGMLLALMNNLLIADKQVRDGLWLREENRGHELGSKTVGIIGYGNMGRSFAKKLAGFGCRVIAYDKYISGFSAAGVEEADMDTIFNETDVLSLHVPLASDTMKMVNDEYISRFRKSIYIVNSARGGCVETRDLVKHLKSGKVLGACLDVLEYEDSSFEKFRIRNSEFEHSDTWQYLIHSEKVILSPHIAGWTMESNEKLSRVLFDKIMLIPKS from the coding sequence ATGAAAGTACTGTTTATTGATACGGTTCATCCTCTATTGTGGGAATCACTCACTGCTGAGGGTTTTGACTGTGCTGAAGGATACACTTTATCTCGTGAAGAAATAATAAAGTTGATACCGGATTTCGACGGAATTGTCATTCGCAGTAGAATAATAATTGACAGGGAAGTTTTGGATGCCGCCAGGAAACTGCGTTTCATTGCCCGTGCAGGAGCAGGAATGGAAAATATAGATGTTAAATATGCAAGCTCGAAGAATATTCTTTGTCTCAATTCACCGGAAGGTAACAGGGATGCTGTAGGAGAGCATGTGATCGGGATGTTGCTGGCATTGATGAACAATCTTTTAATTGCCGACAAACAAGTTCGGGATGGATTGTGGTTGCGTGAAGAAAACCGCGGACATGAGCTGGGATCGAAAACTGTAGGGATCATAGGATACGGAAATATGGGCCGAAGTTTTGCAAAGAAATTAGCCGGATTTGGTTGCCGTGTAATTGCCTATGATAAGTACATATCAGGTTTTTCGGCAGCAGGTGTAGAGGAAGCCGACATGGACACAATCTTTAATGAAACGGATGTACTTAGTTTGCATGTACCACTTGCGTCTGACACAATGAAAATGGTGAATGATGAATATATTTCCCGTTTCAGGAAGAGTATATATATCGTCAATTCTGCCAGAGGTGGTTGTGTAGAAACAAGGGATCTTGTGAAGCATCTGAAATCCGGCAAAGTACTTGGAGCATGTCTGGATGTGTTGGAATATGAAGACAGTTCTTTTGAGAAGTTCAGGATAAGGAATTCTGAATTCGAACATTCAGATACCTGGCAATATCTCATTCATTCTGAAAAAGTGATTTTATCTCCGCATATTGCCGGCTGGACCATGGAATCCAATGAGAAATTATCCCGGGTACTTTTCGATAAAATCATGCTGATTCCGAAGTCTTAA
- the serA gene encoding phosphoglycerate dehydrogenase yields MSKSTTFPKEKIKILLLEGVHPASLKLFKDHGYTDIETISAALSDADLKKKISQVHLLGIRSKTQLTKEIIAAGSRLLGIGAFCIGTNQIDMNSAIENGIAVFNSPFSNTRSVAELVIAHCINLMRRVIEKNDAAHRGEWLKEASGSFEVRGKTLGIVGYGHIGSQVSVLAENMGMKVIFYDVEPKLSLGNASSVKTLDELLKQSDIVTLHVPGLSTTKNLINDQRLAKMKKGACLINYSRGDVVDIPAVKKSIDSGKLGGFAVDVFPSEPKSNKDPFVSPLQGLSNVILTPHIGGSTAEAQENIGLDVAGKLISFLETGSTTGSLSVPALSLPVQYDAHRLLHIHKNVPGVLGEINGKLSHLNVNILGQYLKTNNQIGYVVLDVDKKTSAKAMEELKKVKHTIRVRELY; encoded by the coding sequence ATGAGTAAATCCACAACTTTTCCAAAAGAAAAAATAAAAATTCTGCTGCTTGAGGGTGTCCACCCTGCTTCTTTAAAACTATTCAAGGACCATGGCTATACCGATATTGAGACTATATCTGCTGCTCTGAGCGATGCTGATCTGAAGAAAAAAATCAGCCAGGTTCATCTGCTCGGGATCCGTTCAAAAACACAACTAACGAAAGAAATAATTGCTGCAGGCTCACGTTTACTGGGTATCGGTGCGTTTTGCATTGGCACTAACCAGATCGATATGAATTCCGCTATTGAAAATGGCATCGCTGTTTTCAATTCACCTTTTTCGAATACCCGCTCTGTCGCGGAGCTCGTTATCGCGCATTGCATCAATCTGATGCGCAGAGTGATTGAAAAAAATGATGCCGCTCATCGTGGAGAATGGCTGAAAGAAGCCAGCGGGAGTTTTGAAGTACGCGGAAAAACACTGGGCATCGTCGGCTATGGACATATTGGTTCACAGGTTTCCGTGCTGGCGGAAAATATGGGAATGAAAGTGATCTTTTATGATGTAGAACCAAAACTTTCTCTCGGTAACGCTAGTTCCGTAAAAACACTGGATGAATTATTGAAGCAGTCTGATATCGTTACGTTGCATGTTCCAGGACTGTCGACAACAAAAAATCTCATCAACGATCAGCGTCTCGCGAAGATGAAAAAAGGAGCCTGCCTTATCAATTACAGCCGCGGTGATGTTGTGGATATTCCGGCAGTGAAGAAATCAATTGATTCAGGAAAGCTCGGCGGTTTTGCCGTGGATGTATTCCCAAGCGAACCCAAGAGCAATAAGGACCCATTTGTTTCTCCGCTGCAGGGACTCAGCAATGTTATTCTTACCCCGCATATAGGTGGTTCCACAGCCGAAGCGCAGGAAAATATTGGCCTTGATGTGGCCGGAAAATTAATCAGCTTTTTAGAAACAGGATCCACTACCGGTTCTCTTTCTGTTCCGGCATTGAGTTTACCTGTGCAGTACGATGCACACCGCTTATTACACATTCACAAAAATGTACCCGGTGTACTCGGAGAAATCAATGGAAAATTATCTCATCTGAATGTGAACATTCTCGGTCAGTATCTCAAGACGAATAACCAAATTGGTTATGTTGTTCTGGATGTCGACAAAAAGACTTCCGCGAAAGCGATGGAGGAATTGAAAAAGGTGAAACACACTATCCGGGTGAGGGAATTGTATTGA
- a CDS encoding aspartate kinase: MKVFKFGGASVKDAESVKNVASILSLHKKERLIVVISAMGKMTNALEKVVHAYYNQDPELKNYIDEIRKFHFSIVDDLGFPENHSLRHDLENCLVEIDWATEEPPSRGYGFSYDQIVAQGELMSTKIISAYLSSFGIANAWLDVRDVLQTDNTYREAKVNWELTGQLIRNRIPQLHADNNIILTQGFIGATSENFTTTLGREGSDYTAAIFSYCLDAKEMIVWKDVPGVLSADPRYSQDSVKLEQVSYHDAIELTYYGATVIHPKTIKPLENKHIPLRVCSFKAPNEKGTSVGNYQATKPLVPCFIYKPSQLLISISAKDFSFIAEASLHKIFGLFADLKIKINLMQNSAISFSVCVDNDPFKIPELLIELQKDFRVLYNEDLMLVTVRHYYPSTIEQLTKGKKVLLEQRSRQTAQVVLKELK, encoded by the coding sequence ATGAAAGTTTTCAAATTCGGCGGTGCTTCGGTAAAAGATGCAGAGTCCGTAAAAAATGTTGCCTCAATACTTTCCCTTCATAAAAAAGAGCGTCTCATTGTGGTTATTTCCGCCATGGGTAAAATGACTAACGCGCTTGAAAAAGTTGTTCATGCTTATTATAATCAGGATCCTGAACTCAAAAATTATATTGACGAAATAAGAAAATTTCATTTTTCAATTGTTGACGATCTCGGCTTTCCGGAAAACCATTCACTACGCCACGATCTTGAAAATTGTCTTGTTGAAATAGATTGGGCGACTGAAGAACCTCCTTCCAGAGGTTATGGATTCTCCTATGATCAAATTGTTGCACAGGGAGAACTAATGAGTACAAAAATCATCAGTGCATACCTGAGCTCTTTTGGAATCGCGAATGCATGGCTGGATGTACGGGATGTTTTGCAAACAGACAATACTTACAGAGAAGCGAAAGTGAACTGGGAACTGACTGGTCAATTAATCCGAAACAGAATACCGCAATTGCATGCAGATAATAATATCATCCTCACCCAGGGATTTATCGGCGCTACTTCTGAAAACTTCACAACTACTCTTGGTCGCGAAGGTTCGGATTACACAGCGGCTATATTCTCCTATTGCCTGGATGCAAAAGAAATGATCGTCTGGAAAGATGTGCCCGGAGTTCTCAGCGCTGATCCTCGCTATTCTCAGGACTCAGTGAAGCTTGAGCAAGTGAGTTACCATGACGCCATCGAATTGACTTATTACGGAGCAACAGTTATCCATCCCAAAACCATAAAGCCACTCGAAAACAAACACATCCCTTTGCGTGTATGTTCATTCAAGGCTCCAAATGAAAAAGGCACCAGCGTTGGTAATTACCAGGCGACAAAACCTCTGGTACCTTGTTTCATTTATAAGCCATCTCAATTGCTGATATCAATTTCAGCGAAAGACTTTTCCTTCATCGCAGAAGCCAGCCTTCACAAAATATTCGGACTGTTCGCTGATCTGAAAATTAAAATTAACCTGATGCAGAATTCAGCCATCAGTTTTTCAGTTTGTGTGGATAATGATCCTTTTAAAATCCCTGAACTCCTGATCGAATTGCAGAAAGATTTCAGAGTGCTATACAACGAAGACCTGATGCTGGTGACCGTAAGACACTATTACCCTTCCACTATAGAACAACTGACAAAAGGAAAAAAAGTTCTACTCGAACAACGCAGTCGGCAAACAGCCCAGGTTGTTCTCAAAGAATTAAAATAA
- a CDS encoding DUF1571 domain-containing protein has protein sequence MTRFFLLFLFVFKYSYSQAQESRERLIVNNMIAACKSMRTGTFILKSTERLRDGQLHESEILVKQQTHPRNLYLYCIYPNPGAEALWRENLMEEKMLINPNGFPYVNLKLSPYSALIRKETHHTVHELGFDYLMNLIGYYTKQLGPDFYSYLNILDTVTWEKRSCIRLTFDYTDYKTLDYTVKIGENITSIALKLHLNDFSILLLNPAAKNYDDVQPGQVIRIPNFYCRKIIFTIDRIHWLPLKQEVYDESGLYEQYEFLSFVLDPVITPMEFSPDYDKYKF, from the coding sequence ATGACGCGTTTCTTTCTGCTTTTTTTATTCGTTTTTAAGTATTCTTATAGTCAGGCTCAGGAAAGCAGGGAGCGTCTGATCGTAAACAACATGATTGCTGCCTGTAAGTCGATGCGGACGGGTACATTTATTTTGAAATCAACGGAGCGTTTAAGGGACGGGCAATTGCATGAAAGTGAGATTTTGGTGAAACAGCAAACTCACCCACGAAATCTTTATTTGTACTGTATCTATCCAAATCCCGGAGCGGAAGCATTGTGGAGGGAAAATCTGATGGAGGAGAAGATGCTGATCAACCCGAATGGATTCCCTTATGTAAATCTGAAACTCAGTCCATATTCAGCACTGATAAGAAAGGAAACGCATCATACTGTTCATGAACTTGGATTTGACTACCTGATGAACCTGATTGGTTATTATACCAAACAACTCGGACCGGATTTTTATTCATATCTGAATATTTTAGACACTGTTACCTGGGAAAAAAGATCCTGTATCCGCTTAACATTTGATTACACAGATTACAAGACCCTCGATTATACAGTAAAAATTGGCGAAAACATAACATCGATTGCACTGAAGCTGCATCTCAATGATTTTTCAATTTTGCTTTTAAATCCTGCTGCAAAAAATTATGACGATGTACAACCCGGTCAGGTGATTCGCATCCCTAATTTTTATTGTCGGAAAATAATATTTACCATTGATCGGATCCATTGGCTCCCTTTAAAGCAGGAAGTATATGATGAATCCGGTTTGTATGAGCAATATGAGTTTTTAAGTTTTGTTCTGGATCCTGTAATTACTCCAATGGAGTTCAGTCCGGATTATGACAAGTATAAATTCTAA
- the fbp gene encoding class 1 fructose-bisphosphatase has product MNKVTTLGQFIIERQTDFPYAKGELSRLLRDIGIAAKIVNREVNKAGLVDILGEFGTVNVQGEKVKKLDVYANEQFIAALSAGGETCAVASEENEGLIHIDSEVSKNAKYVVCVDPLDGSSNIDVNVSIGTIFSIYRRTSFSGKVEDKDYLQRGTEQVAAGYIIYGSSTMLVYTTGKGVNGFTLDPSIGEFCLSHPDMVCPKNGVIYSINEGNYVHFPDGVKQYIKFVQVEDSKTNRPYSSRYIGSLVADFHRNLLKGGIFIYPSTLKSPKGKLRILYECNPLAFIIEQAGGKASDGFRRILDLQPTSLHQRTPLFIGSAEMVTMAEEFMMKYSPVMAQ; this is encoded by the coding sequence ATGAACAAAGTAACCACCCTCGGCCAGTTTATTATTGAACGTCAGACAGATTTCCCTTATGCAAAAGGCGAGTTATCCCGCCTCCTGAGAGATATTGGTATTGCCGCTAAAATTGTGAACCGGGAAGTGAATAAAGCCGGACTGGTGGATATTCTTGGAGAATTCGGTACCGTCAATGTGCAGGGAGAAAAAGTAAAGAAACTGGATGTGTACGCCAATGAACAATTTATCGCGGCCCTAAGTGCCGGTGGAGAAACCTGTGCAGTCGCATCTGAAGAAAATGAGGGATTGATTCACATTGATTCGGAAGTTTCTAAGAATGCAAAATATGTGGTGTGCGTGGATCCTCTTGATGGTTCATCAAACATCGATGTGAATGTTTCCATCGGAACAATATTTTCTATTTATCGTCGTACTTCATTCAGTGGCAAAGTAGAAGACAAGGATTACCTGCAAAGAGGAACTGAACAAGTTGCCGCAGGCTATATCATTTATGGTTCATCAACTATGCTTGTTTACACAACCGGAAAAGGTGTGAATGGCTTTACACTTGATCCGAGTATTGGTGAGTTTTGTCTTTCACATCCCGACATGGTTTGTCCAAAGAATGGAGTTATTTACAGCATCAACGAAGGAAACTATGTGCATTTTCCGGATGGAGTCAAGCAATATATAAAGTTTGTGCAGGTTGAAGACAGCAAAACCAATCGTCCGTATTCATCAAGATATATAGGATCACTTGTAGCTGATTTTCATCGGAATCTTTTAAAGGGCGGAATTTTCATTTATCCATCTACGTTAAAGTCGCCCAAAGGAAAACTTCGCATTTTGTACGAATGCAATCCGCTTGCCTTCATCATTGAACAGGCCGGTGGTAAAGCATCGGATGGTTTCCGCAGGATACTTGATCTACAACCGACTTCATTACATCAGCGAACTCCTTTGTTTATCGGTTCAGCCGAAATGGTTACCATGGCGGAAGAATTCATGATGAAGTACTCACCGGTGATGGCGCAGTAA
- the rsmA gene encoding 16S rRNA (adenine(1518)-N(6)/adenine(1519)-N(6))-dimethyltransferase RsmA, with translation MHQVRAKKHLGQHFLKDPEIGKKIVDSLEGNYKYVLEIGPGMGILSQFLFEHKEYETYLIDIDPESISYLREHFPFRQDRIIEGDFLQFDLLKKFDQPVAIIGNFPYNISTQILFRVLEFKDHIPEVVGMFQKEVAERIASGPGNRDYGILSVLMQMYYDVELLFVLNQEDFQPPPKVKSAILHFVLKPGFKPDCDEKLFKRVVKVAFNQRRKTLRNALSAMVDKNKMSDLPFLELRAERLSWQDFVVLTNAIAKIQHT, from the coding sequence ATGCATCAGGTAAGGGCTAAAAAACATCTCGGTCAGCATTTTCTGAAAGATCCCGAAATCGGAAAGAAAATTGTTGATTCTCTTGAAGGGAATTACAAGTATGTTCTGGAGATTGGTCCGGGTATGGGTATCCTTTCGCAATTTTTATTTGAGCACAAAGAATACGAAACTTACCTGATTGACATTGATCCGGAATCGATCAGTTATTTGCGTGAGCATTTTCCATTCAGACAGGACAGGATCATTGAAGGAGATTTTTTGCAATTTGATTTGCTGAAGAAGTTTGATCAGCCGGTGGCCATCATCGGGAATTTCCCTTATAATATTTCTACTCAAATTCTTTTCAGGGTTCTTGAGTTTAAGGATCACATCCCCGAAGTAGTAGGTATGTTTCAAAAAGAAGTTGCCGAAAGAATTGCCTCTGGCCCGGGAAACAGGGATTATGGAATTCTGAGTGTTTTGATGCAGATGTATTATGATGTTGAATTGTTATTTGTTCTCAATCAGGAAGATTTCCAGCCACCACCAAAAGTAAAATCAGCGATTTTACATTTTGTTTTAAAGCCCGGTTTCAAACCGGATTGTGATGAGAAGTTGTTTAAACGAGTGGTCAAAGTTGCATTCAATCAGAGAAGAAAAACTTTACGTAATGCATTGTCTGCAATGGTAGACAAAAATAAGATGTCAGACCTTCCATTCCTGGAATTAAGAGCCGAGCGACTAAGCTGGCAGGACTTTGTAGTCTTGACAAATGCAATTGCAAAAATTCAGCACACATAA
- a CDS encoding GNAT family N-acetyltransferase: protein MDEIIIRKGRKEDLSDVLRLVYELADFEKAPDAVTNTIADMETDGFGPHPVFEFYVAEVNKEIAGIALYYIKYSTWKGKGLYLDDLIVTEKLRGKGIGKKLLDAFMLEAQKADAKQVHWQVLDWNTPAIDFYKKVGASIEAEWLDCKMSDEQIYNYKP, encoded by the coding sequence ATGGACGAAATCATTATCAGAAAAGGAAGAAAGGAAGACTTATCGGATGTACTCCGGTTAGTTTATGAATTGGCGGATTTTGAAAAGGCTCCGGATGCCGTTACCAACACCATTGCGGATATGGAAACGGATGGCTTTGGACCCCATCCTGTATTTGAATTTTATGTCGCGGAAGTAAACAAGGAAATTGCCGGCATTGCTTTGTATTACATCAAATACTCCACCTGGAAAGGAAAAGGATTGTATCTCGACGATCTCATCGTTACAGAAAAGCTCAGAGGAAAAGGCATCGGAAAAAAATTACTTGACGCTTTTATGCTGGAAGCGCAAAAAGCTGACGCGAAACAGGTTCACTGGCAGGTGCTCGACTGGAACACTCCGGCAATAGATTTCTATAAAAAAGTCGGCGCCAGCATTGAAGCGGAATGGCTTGACTGTAAAATGAGCGATGAACAGATTTATAATTACAAACCCTGA
- a CDS encoding DUF4286 family protein, whose product MIIYNVTVNIDNSVGEEWLKWMRDKHIPDVLKTGMFSKSSILKVMGDEDSGGQTYSIQYTCESLSVYERYEKEFAPALRDEHNKKYKDKFVAFRTLLEVIQ is encoded by the coding sequence TAACGTTACTGTGAATATTGACAATTCAGTCGGCGAAGAATGGCTGAAATGGATGCGCGATAAACATATTCCTGATGTTCTGAAAACAGGAATGTTCAGTAAAAGTTCCATCTTGAAAGTGATGGGAGATGAAGATTCGGGCGGACAAACGTATTCGATACAATATACGTGTGAATCACTTTCCGTTTATGAACGATATGAAAAGGAGTTTGCTCCCGCGCTTCGCGACGAACACAACAAGAAGTACAAAGATAAATTTGTTGCTTTTCGCACATTGCTAGAAGTGATTCAATGA
- a CDS encoding T9SS type A sorting domain-containing protein: protein MSFFLKFEKIRLFVILITLGLLTSSNIIGKPGSEIQSTHDGGCLVTITQSDTTICDGAQLTLGVSGVFVGYSWSTGETTATIDVSPSVLTIYTVTVDDGVSTCTDAVQITVAPVYSSQVNASICQGTTYQLPDGQFVNSAGTYPVTLSSIHGCDSVISTVLSIRPTYSITQNAHICQGASYTLPNGQSATTSGSYVVTLPTVTGCDSTITTNLVVYPVYSSNVNASVCQGTNYTLPNGTIVTTAGTYPVTLSTINGCDSLITTILAVKPTYSSTINASICQGSSYTLPNNQSVSTAGTYPVTLQTVGNCDSVITTNLTVKPTYSISRNAAICQGSSYTLPNGSVVSTAGVFPTLLQTTGACDSLITTTLTVNPTYSVSRSASICQGSSFVLPNGQSVTTAGIYPVTLPSVSNCDSVVTTTLTINPTYSLSRNAVICQGASFVLPNGQSVNTSGTYPVTLQTIDNCDSVITTTLVVKPTYTITRNESICQGENLVLPNGQIVNTAGSYPVVLFTIFGCDSVITTNLTINPAYHITRNASICQGDSYTLPGGTVVTSAGSYPVAFQTFNGCDSIVTTNLTVNPVFTVSYNVSICQGSSYTLPNGQVVTTAGTYPVMLGTTAGCDSMVTVNLSVGQTIVNTLNASICQGDSYILPNGQVVSQSGNYPITYQTPTGCDSTVLTVLSVFPNYSNSQSGVICQGDFFTLPDGQQVTTSGTYVVTLAAVGGCDSTITTNLTVYPTFRSNTSQSICQGKSVTLPDGTVVSTPGTYVTAFQTVNGCDSSYSLVLTVIPPPTFSFNVDACQGETYLLPDGTPITVSGTYISTLDDVNGCDSLVFTFATFHGFTAPVISGSSSVNAFDGAGYSVAEIPGHFYTWTVTGGTISSWNGGDSIYVNWHGMGTGLVIVTESDSQCEYSDTLVVNVGPVGIPDYAAEYEIQLFPNPTSGKCKLTWKGSGAVRSILVHDIAGQVISRYDDIDGMEAELNILDIAAGLYFVELTGPAIRLSLPLIRQ, encoded by the coding sequence ATGTCATTCTTTTTAAAATTTGAAAAGATCCGCTTGTTTGTAATCCTGATCACATTGGGATTATTAACAAGTTCCAATATTATCGGCAAGCCGGGTAGTGAAATTCAATCAACACATGATGGAGGATGTCTTGTCACAATTACTCAATCAGACACTACAATTTGTGATGGTGCACAACTGACTCTGGGGGTAAGCGGAGTGTTTGTAGGCTATTCGTGGTCTACAGGTGAAACTACAGCAACAATTGATGTGTCGCCATCCGTACTCACTATTTATACTGTCACAGTAGATGATGGCGTGAGTACCTGTACAGATGCTGTTCAAATTACTGTTGCTCCGGTATACTCAAGCCAGGTGAATGCGTCTATTTGCCAGGGAACCACATACCAACTTCCTGACGGGCAATTTGTGAATTCAGCAGGAACTTACCCTGTAACACTCTCATCAATTCATGGTTGTGATTCGGTGATCAGTACTGTTCTGAGTATTCGGCCAACTTATTCGATTACACAAAATGCTCACATTTGCCAGGGTGCCAGCTATACATTGCCAAACGGTCAATCCGCGACTACTTCCGGATCATATGTAGTCACTTTGCCAACAGTCACCGGTTGTGATTCCACGATTACAACCAACCTTGTTGTATATCCAGTTTATAGTTCGAATGTGAATGCTTCGGTTTGCCAGGGTACAAATTACACTCTGCCCAATGGTACAATTGTAACAACAGCTGGCACTTACCCGGTTACACTCTCTACTATAAACGGATGCGATTCTCTCATTACAACCATTCTGGCGGTGAAGCCAACTTATTCGTCTACTATCAATGCATCAATTTGCCAGGGAAGCAGCTATACTTTGCCTAACAATCAGTCGGTAAGTACCGCCGGAACTTATCCGGTAACTTTACAAACTGTTGGGAATTGTGACTCAGTGATCACGACTAATTTAACAGTTAAACCTACTTATTCTATATCCAGGAATGCTGCGATATGCCAGGGAAGCAGCTATACACTTCCGAATGGTTCTGTTGTGAGTACAGCAGGAGTGTTTCCAACACTTTTACAAACCACCGGAGCTTGTGATTCGCTGATCACAACAACACTTACTGTTAACCCTACCTACAGCGTTTCCAGAAGCGCTTCTATCTGCCAGGGTTCGAGTTTTGTTTTGCCAAACGGACAATCTGTTACAACGGCGGGAATTTATCCTGTAACGCTTCCTTCTGTTTCAAATTGTGATTCGGTAGTGACCACAACACTTACGATTAACCCTACATATTCATTGTCGAGAAATGCAGTGATATGTCAGGGTGCTAGTTTTGTTTTGCCGAATGGTCAATCGGTGAATACTTCAGGTACGTATCCTGTCACCTTGCAAACTATAGACAATTGTGATTCTGTCATCACGACTACATTGGTTGTAAAACCTACTTATACTATCACACGAAACGAATCTATTTGCCAGGGTGAAAATCTTGTTTTACCAAATGGTCAGATTGTAAATACCGCCGGAAGCTACCCTGTTGTATTGTTTACAATTTTTGGTTGTGATTCTGTTATTACTACAAACCTTACAATAAATCCAGCTTATCATATTACGAGAAATGCATCCATCTGCCAGGGTGATAGCTACACTTTACCCGGTGGAACAGTTGTAACATCTGCTGGAAGTTATCCTGTGGCATTCCAAACGTTCAATGGATGTGATTCTATTGTTACGACTAACCTCACAGTGAACCCGGTCTTTACGGTCAGCTATAATGTATCCATTTGTCAGGGAAGTTCTTATACACTTCCGAACGGACAAGTAGTGACTACTGCCGGAACGTACCCGGTTATGCTTGGCACTACAGCCGGATGTGACTCGATGGTCACTGTGAACCTTTCTGTTGGACAAACCATTGTAAACACCCTGAATGCTTCGATTTGTCAGGGAGACTCATACATTTTGCCGAACGGACAGGTTGTAAGCCAGTCCGGAAATTATCCGATTACGTATCAGACCCCAACCGGATGTGATTCTACGGTGCTTACTGTTTTATCTGTTTTTCCGAACTACTCAAATTCGCAGAGTGGAGTGATCTGTCAGGGGGATTTCTTTACACTTCCGGATGGACAACAGGTTACTACATCAGGTACTTATGTGGTGACATTGGCGGCTGTAGGGGGATGTGATTCAACCATTACTACAAATCTTACTGTTTACCCAACTTTCAGAAGCAATACTTCTCAATCTATTTGCCAGGGCAAATCAGTTACACTTCCGGATGGAACAGTGGTTAGTACTCCTGGTACGTATGTCACAGCATTCCAGACAGTGAATGGTTGCGACAGTTCATATTCACTTGTACTTACAGTTATTCCGCCTCCTACGTTTTCATTCAATGTGGATGCCTGCCAGGGAGAAACATATTTACTTCCTGATGGAACACCTATTACTGTTTCAGGTACGTATATCAGTACATTGGATGATGTAAATGGATGCGATAGTCTCGTTTTCACCTTTGCTACATTTCATGGGTTTACAGCTCCCGTTATCAGTGGAAGCAGTTCGGTAAATGCCTTTGATGGAGCAGGTTATTCTGTCGCGGAGATTCCCGGACATTTTTATACCTGGACTGTAACCGGTGGAACTATTTCATCCTGGAATGGTGGAGATAGTATCTATGTAAACTGGCATGGAATGGGAACAGGTTTGGTGATCGTTACTGAATCAGATTCGCAGTGCGAATATTCAGATACACTGGTTGTAAATGTCGGTCCGGTAGGGATTCCTGATTATGCTGCAGAATATGAAATTCAGTTATTTCCAAATCCCACTTCCGGAAAATGCAAACTGACCTGGAAGGGTTCAGGTGCTGTACGTTCAATCCTTGTCCATGATATTGCTGGACAGGTGATCAGTCGTTATGATGATATTGATGGAATGGAAGCTGAATTGAACATCCTGGATATCGCAGCCGGGCTTTATTTTGTGGAGCTCACCGGACCTGCAATTCGACTTTCTTTGCCTTTAATCAGACAGTAA